A genomic segment from Glycine soja cultivar W05 chromosome 20, ASM419377v2, whole genome shotgun sequence encodes:
- the LOC114403075 gene encoding type IV inositol polyphosphate 5-phosphatase 3-like isoform X1 — MKQGSANNQQLLWARVVMRKWLNMASNEPDYTADPDDDNEEDPESDSDNEEWGKRTRFGDSREEQAPIESNEFLPRLRRQKSLTSRSQYINKKELRVCVGTWNVGGKLPPDDLDIDDWLGINEPADIYVLGLQEIVPLNPGNIFGAEDTRPVLKWENIIRDTLNRARPKAPKMKSFSDPPSPSKFKPSDDAPDIEQEILLESDGDIGEEVHPLDEEYNVYEGGADKPITDEEALNTNLQASVAADIANTEEPVGNDLQRQFSDGKRLNRLNCFRDENSTEKTDTSSSQQASKLSRMISSSDRIGLSWPEPPLHLLSQRPLDRPTSFKSVRSFSASKSFRTCQTFKQTIDDIGLLAEIDLEALMKRKRRSSYVRIVSKQMVGIFITIWVRRCLRKHIQNLKVSTVGVGVMGYIGNKGSISISMSIYQTLFCFICTHLTAGEKEGDEHKRNADVREIHQRTHFYSLADIGVPRKILDHERIIWLGDLNYRINLSYEKTRDFISKKQWSKLIEKDQLTKELEKGVFDGWSEGKLNFPPTYKYEINSEKYYGEDPKVGRRTPSWCDRILSYGTGMRLLRYGRTELRFSDHRPVTATYMAEVEVFSPRKLQKALTFTDAEIENEEVMATLGPLYEL, encoded by the exons ATGAAGCAAGGGTCAGCAAACAACCAACAG CTCTTGTGGGCAAGAGTGGTTATGCGCAAATGGCTTAACATGGCCAGTAACGAGCCTGATTACACCGCTGACCCTGATGATGATAATGAGGAGGACCCTGAAAGTGACTCAGATAATGAAG AGTGGGGCAAACGGACACGGTTTGGGGACAGCAGAGAGGAACAAGCTCCAATTGAGTCAAATg AATTTCTTCCAAGGTTAAGGAGGCaaaagtcattaacttctaGGTCTCAGTATATAAACAAGAAGGAACTGAG AGTATGTGTTGGAACGTGGAATGTTGGAGGAAAACTTCCACCTGATGACCTAGATATTGATGATTGGTTAGGCATTAACGAGCCAGCTGATATCTATGTTCTTGG TCTTCAGGAGATTGTACCATTAAATCCTGGTAACATTTTTGGTGCTGAAGACACTCGGCCAGTACTGAAATGGGAAAACATTATTCGAGATACACTGAATAGAGCTAGACCAAAAGCACCAAAGATGAAATCCTTCAGTGATCCTCCATCACCATCAAAATTTAAGCCATCAGATGATGCGCCAGATATAGAACAAGAAATATTACTTGAAAGTGATGGTGATATTGGTGAGGAAGTCCATCCTTTGGATGAAGAATACAATGTTTATGAAGGAGGCGCAGATAAACCAATCACAGATGAAGAAGCCCTGAATACTAATTTGCAGGCTTCAGTTGCTGCTGATATTGCCAACACAGAAGAGCCAGTTGGCAATGATTTACAGAGACAGTTTTCTGATGGAAAGAGGTTGAATAGGCTGAATTGCTTCCGTGACGAAAATTCGACTGAAAAAACGGACACATCATCTTCTCAACAGGCCAGTAAGCTATCCAGAATGATTAGTAGTTCTGATAGGATTGGTTTAAGCTGGCCAGAGCCACCACTACATCTGCTATCTCAGCGACCATTGGATAGACCAACTTCTTTTAAATCTGTTAGATCCTTTTCAGCATCAAAGTCTTTCAGAACATGTCAGACCTTCAAGCAAACCATAGATGACATAGGATTGCTTGCTGAAATTGACCTCGAGGCTTTAATGAAGCGGAAAAGGAGATCATCATATGTAAGGATAGTGAGCAAACAGATGGTTGGGATTTTCATCACCATATGGGTTCGTCGTTGCTTGCGTAAACATATTCAGAATTTGAAGGTGTCAACTGTTGGTGTTGGTGTTATGGGCTATATTGGTAACAAG GGATCAATATCTATCAGCATGTCCATATACCAGACACTCTTTTGTTTCATATGTACCCACCTTACCGCAGgtgaaaaggaaggagatgaaCATAAAAGAAATGCTGATGTGCGCGAAATACATCAACGAACCCATTTTTATTCTCTTGCTGATATTGGAGTTCCTAGAAAGATCCTTGATCATGA GAGAATAATTTGGTTGGGTGATCTGAATTATCGTATCAACTTGTCATATGAGAAAACAAGAGATTTTATCTCAAAAAAGCAATGGTCcaaattgattgagaaagacCAG CTTACGAAAGAACTTGAGAAAGGTGTATTTGATGGATGGTCAGAAGGCAAGTTAAACTTTCCACCAACTTATAAGTATGAGATTAATTCAGAGAAATACTATGGAGAGGACCCAAAGGTTGGGAGGCGCACACCGTCATG GTGCGATCGTATTCTTTCATATGGCACCGGAATGAGATTACTTAGATATGGAAGGACTGAACTCAGGTTTTCAGACCACAGACCAGTGACTGCCACATACATGGCTGAGGTTGAGGTGTTCTCTCCAAGGAAACTGCAGAAAGCCCTGACTTTCACTGATGCAGAGATTGAAAATGAAGAAGTCATGGCAACTTTAG GGCCACTGTATGAACTCTGA
- the LOC114403075 gene encoding type IV inositol polyphosphate 5-phosphatase 3-like isoform X2 has product MMIMRRTLKVTQIMKFRYFCDLPQFEYAEWGKRTRFGDSREEQAPIESNEFLPRLRRQKSLTSRSQYINKKELRVCVGTWNVGGKLPPDDLDIDDWLGINEPADIYVLGLQEIVPLNPGNIFGAEDTRPVLKWENIIRDTLNRARPKAPKMKSFSDPPSPSKFKPSDDAPDIEQEILLESDGDIGEEVHPLDEEYNVYEGGADKPITDEEALNTNLQASVAADIANTEEPVGNDLQRQFSDGKRLNRLNCFRDENSTEKTDTSSSQQASKLSRMISSSDRIGLSWPEPPLHLLSQRPLDRPTSFKSVRSFSASKSFRTCQTFKQTIDDIGLLAEIDLEALMKRKRRSSYVRIVSKQMVGIFITIWVRRCLRKHIQNLKVSTVGVGVMGYIGNKGSISISMSIYQTLFCFICTHLTAGEKEGDEHKRNADVREIHQRTHFYSLADIGVPRKILDHERIIWLGDLNYRINLSYEKTRDFISKKQWSKLIEKDQLTKELEKGVFDGWSEGKLNFPPTYKYEINSEKYYGEDPKVGRRTPSWCDRILSYGTGMRLLRYGRTELRFSDHRPVTATYMAEVEVFSPRKLQKALTFTDAEIENEEVMATLGPLYEL; this is encoded by the exons ATGATGATAATGAGGAGGACCCTGAAAGTGACTCAGATAATGAAG TTTCGCTATTTCTGTGATCTGCCTCAATTTGAATATGCAGAGTGGGGCAAACGGACACGGTTTGGGGACAGCAGAGAGGAACAAGCTCCAATTGAGTCAAATg AATTTCTTCCAAGGTTAAGGAGGCaaaagtcattaacttctaGGTCTCAGTATATAAACAAGAAGGAACTGAG AGTATGTGTTGGAACGTGGAATGTTGGAGGAAAACTTCCACCTGATGACCTAGATATTGATGATTGGTTAGGCATTAACGAGCCAGCTGATATCTATGTTCTTGG TCTTCAGGAGATTGTACCATTAAATCCTGGTAACATTTTTGGTGCTGAAGACACTCGGCCAGTACTGAAATGGGAAAACATTATTCGAGATACACTGAATAGAGCTAGACCAAAAGCACCAAAGATGAAATCCTTCAGTGATCCTCCATCACCATCAAAATTTAAGCCATCAGATGATGCGCCAGATATAGAACAAGAAATATTACTTGAAAGTGATGGTGATATTGGTGAGGAAGTCCATCCTTTGGATGAAGAATACAATGTTTATGAAGGAGGCGCAGATAAACCAATCACAGATGAAGAAGCCCTGAATACTAATTTGCAGGCTTCAGTTGCTGCTGATATTGCCAACACAGAAGAGCCAGTTGGCAATGATTTACAGAGACAGTTTTCTGATGGAAAGAGGTTGAATAGGCTGAATTGCTTCCGTGACGAAAATTCGACTGAAAAAACGGACACATCATCTTCTCAACAGGCCAGTAAGCTATCCAGAATGATTAGTAGTTCTGATAGGATTGGTTTAAGCTGGCCAGAGCCACCACTACATCTGCTATCTCAGCGACCATTGGATAGACCAACTTCTTTTAAATCTGTTAGATCCTTTTCAGCATCAAAGTCTTTCAGAACATGTCAGACCTTCAAGCAAACCATAGATGACATAGGATTGCTTGCTGAAATTGACCTCGAGGCTTTAATGAAGCGGAAAAGGAGATCATCATATGTAAGGATAGTGAGCAAACAGATGGTTGGGATTTTCATCACCATATGGGTTCGTCGTTGCTTGCGTAAACATATTCAGAATTTGAAGGTGTCAACTGTTGGTGTTGGTGTTATGGGCTATATTGGTAACAAG GGATCAATATCTATCAGCATGTCCATATACCAGACACTCTTTTGTTTCATATGTACCCACCTTACCGCAGgtgaaaaggaaggagatgaaCATAAAAGAAATGCTGATGTGCGCGAAATACATCAACGAACCCATTTTTATTCTCTTGCTGATATTGGAGTTCCTAGAAAGATCCTTGATCATGA GAGAATAATTTGGTTGGGTGATCTGAATTATCGTATCAACTTGTCATATGAGAAAACAAGAGATTTTATCTCAAAAAAGCAATGGTCcaaattgattgagaaagacCAG CTTACGAAAGAACTTGAGAAAGGTGTATTTGATGGATGGTCAGAAGGCAAGTTAAACTTTCCACCAACTTATAAGTATGAGATTAATTCAGAGAAATACTATGGAGAGGACCCAAAGGTTGGGAGGCGCACACCGTCATG GTGCGATCGTATTCTTTCATATGGCACCGGAATGAGATTACTTAGATATGGAAGGACTGAACTCAGGTTTTCAGACCACAGACCAGTGACTGCCACATACATGGCTGAGGTTGAGGTGTTCTCTCCAAGGAAACTGCAGAAAGCCCTGACTTTCACTGATGCAGAGATTGAAAATGAAGAAGTCATGGCAACTTTAG GGCCACTGTATGAACTCTGA
- the LOC114402143 gene encoding uncharacterized protein LOC114402143: MDIPLRSTRKYLFKKTDLLRLRELASLVSDPVDFQAHHGKLLRILRVDVEEGCLETLVQFYDPLYHCFTFPDYQLVPTLEEYSYLVGLPVPDKIPFHGFEPTPKPSDIAAALHLKTSIIQANLTSKGGLQGLPTHFLYQQASIFAEAASILAFHSTLALLIYGLLLFPNVDNFIDINAIKIFLTKNPVPTLLADTYHSIHDRTQAGRGTISCCAPLLYQWFTFHLPQSRAFKTNDDKLSWPRRIMTLDPSDIVWYQAASDVGEIIVSCGEYPNVPLLGMRGGISYNPLLARRQFGYPIKTKPNNLALTNEFYLNHGDHSNKRERFAQAWSAIRRLNRSQLGKKSDYVHESYTQWVIDRTKSFGLPYRLPRYLSSTIPPSSLPIPFDTKEEFHEQLTKERQEKETWKRRCQKLEQENETLKGKIAQQSRELFIQNQRMIEKDDLLRRKDALLHRDARRKRRFMDLFSRAHSDSEDPSTPGI, encoded by the coding sequence ATGGACATCCCACTGAGAAGCACTAGGAAGTACCTTTTCAAAAAAACAGACCTGTTGAGATTAAGGGAGCTAGCATCTTTAGTAAGTGATCCAGTTGATTTTCAAGCTCATCATGGGAAGTTGCTCAGAATTCTTAGAGTAGATGTTGAGGAAGGATGCCTAGAGACCCTGGTTCAGTTCTATGACCCGCTCTACCATTGCTTCACATTTCCCGATTACCAGCTTGTCCCCACACTTGAAGAGTACTCCTACCTAGTAGGTTTACCTGTGCCAGACAAGATACCTTTCCATGGTTTTGAGCCTACCCCTAAACCCTCTGACATCGCAGCCGCCCTCCATCTTAAAACCTCCATCATCCAAGCAAACCTTACCTCTAAAGGAGGCCTCCAAGGTCTTCCCACCCACTTCCTCTACCAACAAGCCTCCATATTTGCTGAAGCAGCTAGTATACTTGCCTTCCATTCTACCCTAGCCCTCCTTATATATGGCCTTTTACTCTTCCCAAATGTTGACAACTTCATCGATATCAATGCCATTAAAATCTTTCTTACAAAGAACCCCGTACCCACTCTACTCGCCGATACCTACCATTCTATCCATGACCGTACCCAGGCTGGTCGGGGAACCATTTCTTGTTGTGCACCTTTACTCTATCAGTGGTTTACCTTCCACTTACCTCAATCCCGTGCCTTCAAGACCAATGATGACAAGCTTTCCTGGCCTCGCCGAATCATGACTCTTGACCCATCTGACATTGTTTGGTACCAAGCAGCTAGTGATGTTGGAGAGATTATTGTGAGTTGTGGTGAATATCCCAACGTACCTCTTTTGGGTATGCGTGGCGGAATTAGCTACAACCCACTCCTCGCTCGACGACAATTTGGGTACCCGATAAAGACAAAACCAAACAACCTTGCCTTGACTAATGAATTCTATCTTAACCATGGAGATCACTCGAACAAAAGGGAAAGATTCGCACAAGCTTGGAGCGCTATCCGCAGACTCAACAGAAGTCAGTTGGGAAAGAAATCAGACTATGTGCACGAATCTTATACCCAGTGGGTTATTGATAGAACCAAGAGCTTTGGCCTACCCTACCGCTTACCTAGATACCTATCGTCCACCATCCCACCATCATCCTTGCCTATCCCCTTTGACACTAAGGAAGAGTTTCATGAACAATTAACCAAAGAAAggcaagaaaaagaaacttgGAAGAGGAGATGCCAGAAGCTCGAGCAAGAGAATGAGACTTTGAAAGGGAAGATAGCCCAACAGAGCCGTGAGCTTTTTATCCAGAACCAGAGGATGATTGAGAAGGACGACTTGCTTCGTCGGAAAGACGCCTTGCTCCACCGAGATGCTAGAAGGAAGAGGAGGTTTATGGACTTGTTCTCCCGTGCACATTCAGATTCCGAGGACCCATCTACTCCGGGAATTTGA